The nucleotide window NNNNNNNNNNNNNNNNNNNNNNNNNNNNNNNNNNNNNNNNNNNNNNNNNNNNNNNNNNNNNNNNNNNNNNNNNNNNNNNNNNNNNNNNNNNNNNNNNNNNNNNNNNNNNNNNNNNNNNNNNNNNNNNNNNNNNNNNNNNNNNNNNNNNNNNNNNNNNNNNNNNNNNNNNNNNNNNNNNNNNNNNNNNNNNNNNNNNNNNNNNNNNNNNNNNNNNNNNNNNNNNNNNNNNNNtatatttatataaaaaaatatatatatgtatttttttttttctttttttcccttattataaaaaatttttaaaaaaaactaataaaaataaaaaattgttcataaaaaaaaaaaaaaaaaaaaaaaaaaaaaaagagtaACCGCAAGATttatacaataataaatttttataatagtAACATTATGTTGttattactactattattctattataatttatcgtcatatatatgtagtataaaatgttattaatatatatataattatgtatgtatattttaaaatctACAGTTCATTCGAACATGCCTTAAGAggtaaaatataagaaattataaaaatattataaaaatataaaattataaaaatattttacactatgtatatataattgtaaaatatgttaaattattttatcattcttttttatataatattgtcacatattttgtattatagTAATGcatttttctcttttttataacctttaaaatcattatataatagCAAATGTGGCTAaaggatatatattatgagaaaaaataaaataaaataaaataaaataaaaatatattctatatatatatatataaatttatttatttatttatttatttatatttatatgtattatttctttaaaataaaaaaaagagaaataGGAAGATGATACAAAGAAAgtaaaatacatattatatatatatatatatatatgtatgtattaaGTGTATAactttaaataatatgaaaacagaagaaaaaaagagtTTACAAGAGAaggaagaaaataattgtaatgatgataatttatCTACAAATGTAGATATAAATGACAATAATATGAGTAACATATCATgtataaatgataatttaaaaaaagattcatatgaaaaaattaaaacatatgtagttatatataacataggaaagaagaaaaatgtGGGAAGTATAGTTCGAAGTTGTGTTGCTTTTAATgttcataaaatatttattgttggtaaaagaaagaaagaaataaatttCTTTGGTAATATGGGTacatatgattatataactatagaatattttgataatatttatgaattaaaggaatatttaacaaaaaatcatatattattatatgcaTGTGAAATAAGTGTTAATGCTATATCGATTACTACAAATccatatgaatataaagaTACAGCTTTTTTATTTGGAAATGAAGGAACAGGTATTCATGACaatgttttaaaaatatgtgacaaaattatttacattCCACAATATGGAAAAGGTACTGCTTCATTAAACGTATCTGTATCTTGTGCTATTATTCTACAAAATTTTGCTGTCTGGGCAAATTATGAACAAACcgaaataaaaaataaaaaatttattgtACAAACAAAAATGAGTAAATTGCAGAAATATCTAAATCCTACGGATGATATGTTGAAACaaatacattttaaaaGATCCTTAAGAtctcaaaaaaaaaaagaaaatcatataatatcatttgAAAACTTCATATgacaaataaatatgttaactatatatatatgtatatatatatatatatatatatatatatatatatatatatatatatgtagatatatatgtaaatattcTTATGCAATACAATAATTAATTGAAATTTagcaatatatatatattatatatatatatatatatatatatttttttttttttttttttttttttttttttgtttttaacttattatttgtttttgtCCATTTTTGATATCCCAGCAAATTAAAATGCGattaaaaaatttctttttttttctacgattattataatttttaaatattttacacaaacaaagaaaatttaaaaaaaataaaaagaatgtacacatatgtattataaataCCTCCAATGTTTTTGtatgtaataattaattatttatttatttcaacgtaatattattaattgtatcatataaaaagaaaaaaatagtaTAACTTCTTAATGCACATTAATGCttctttaaatatttgATATGAGATGAATGCCTTTAAGATaaatgaaagaaaaaaaaaaaaaaaatctaaATGTGCAAACTGAAATAATGTACCTGTTaagtgtatatatatatatatatatataatacatatatatatatattttttaaaaaagattATATATGGGTAAGTTATAaccataaatatatatatatatatatatattttattttttttgttgtttatttattaatcGAAAATGCAGGTGAATTTCCCAGAAGACAAAATTGATTTgtttgaaaaaaatttcaaCTTAATTGACaacaataatgataaaaaaattagcCCAGAAGAATTTAAAATACTCATACGCGTCCTGGGGCAAACAATAAACGAAAAAGATCTGgatgaaataataaataagcATTTTGAAGACGATATAGAAGAATGTCATAAAGAACAAAAggataatgatgaaaaaaataataaatctattaatagtataaaaaaaatatatgatattaaaaatttaatatcCAAATCtagtaatataaaaagtaatgaagaaaaaacacaaaattctttaattaaaaataaggatcctttaaatgaaaaaatattaaataaaaaacatattaacTTTGAagaatttttaaaaatttttatgaatatatatactcAACCCATATCATTACATGAATTAAtcaaatattttcaaatctttgataatgaaaataaagGTTATATGGATatgaagaaattaaaatatattcttatgaattctgatgaaaaaattacaGATGAGGACTTTAAATTCTTTTTGGACTCAATAAATTTCAAAAACATAGATAAAATAGattatgttattttatcgaaaatgataaaaaatttatgttaacatgaaaaaatgaaaaaaaaaaaaaatttataatatgctcttttcatatttttcacttgtccatattaaatataaattatctcattataatatttgcatatatatatatatatatatgtatatatatatgtatgtttgattttttaagaaaataatatgttttttgCACAACTTATAAAATGTGTTTTATTGGTTAGGTTTAAACAATTAAAcgatatataaaaaaagaaaaagaagcacacacacatatatatatatatatatatatatatatatatatatatgtatatatatataatatatattttttttttttttttttttttttttttttttatatataatgtataatatgtcatatataatttgttgAATCATCGAACAAAACATAATTACAAAAGAAcatttcaaaaaaataagatgCAAATCACATgactatatatatatatatatatatatttttatattaacaatttaataaatattgaGCATACAATCAGAACGTGTGTTAGGGTTACTCCGTTTATTACACTATATGATGTATCAGACTGGTCCACATTATTTTCTCCTCCATTAGATGAAGGATCTTCTTTAcatgtataataatttccTTCTAATGTACACACTTCATTTTCTGCACATTTTAATGAACATGGTGTATCACCTTGTATATCACATAATTTATTCTGGTTAAGTATCGTACCTATATTGCATGAGCATGTATATGTTAAAGAATTTGCAGGATCTACTATACATTTTCCTTTACCACATACTTTATCTCGACAAACATTAGGAACACATACTCCATTAGTTAAAGTATATTCTGTTCTGCACATACATTTTATCTGTTTTTCATTATTCTTACTTCCTAAATCGAAACAGTAAGCGTATTCGTCACAAGCTCTAAATGAATTTTCAACTTTATCACAGACTACTTTTTTTCCACACGTGTCCtcatttattaatacatGTCCTTCAATACACTTACATTCATAATGATTACTCATCTGTATTAAATAACcatatttacatattgTATTTTCAGTAACCCGAGCCTTATTCAACGTTATGTAAAgttgaataaaaaaaaaaagaagtaccttaaaatatgtattcattgtataaaaaactaaaaaatataaaataataagtgattattaataatgtacatatctataaatatataaaattaaaaaaaaaaaaaaaaaaagattaCAATTTATATACTTTGTGCACAATAttcatgtatatataagaCAAATTGAccataaaaaaacaaacacaaataaataagatttataacaatattttgtgagtatatataatttatttattcttataaattttgttcttttGTACATATAAGTATAGATcgttatttatttattttaattttatttttaatgaatatatatatatatatttccctatgtaaataaatatgtgttcatataaatattggAAAGAACATGTCTTAGTAAGGTAacttaataaatatgaaatatagCTTTTTACTAATTAAAAGGTTTTTATTACTATggattttaaaaataacctatatatatatatatatatatatatatatatatatatatatatatgtatataaattcattaaaatgtatttacataataattgtatattttcttattaagaaaaaaaaaaaaaaaaaaatataggttataatatatatagagaATCATATGTGTAAaatttaatacatattaatttttatattctatttttttttatctctTATGACTATATAATTAGTTTTGTAACTATCCTGTCCAAATGCATGAACAAGTCATCAAAATATGTTCaattaatacatatgtCAATATTGTTTTACATTGCAATCATCTATATTATTCCTTTAATTGAAGACaaagtaaaataaatatatccCAAAATAGGAAGAATTTTAAAGAGGTAATCATATGAAATAaaactaaaaaaaataatattatatctaAAATAATAGAAACAAGAGGTTAATAttagaaagaaaaaaaaaaaaaatatattagaCAACTAAAGCGACTAGCGATGCGGAAAAATTATGAGCTAGctaattaaaaaaaaaaaaaaaaaaaaaaaaaaaattataatatttttataatttctttatatctttattttaaataacataagtatatatatatatatatatatatataataattttattaatcttattttcacaaaaaaatagttatagtgtatatatattatcatgaCAAATTTTTCCTTAGTTTTATTTGCCATTTATTTTGTACCCAGTTGATATCTTTCTAAATTTATCAAATTCTAATATTgaatatcattttattagAGTTCATGGTATTTTTTGTCTTataagaaattataatttttcaatGTTCAGAGAAAacttaaatataatttgatgtataaatatattcattatattataataaataattatccACTTTATAGCAattaataacaaaaaaaaaaaaaaaaaaaaaaaaaaaaaaaaaaaaaaaaNNNNNNNNNNNNNNNNNNNNNNNNNNNNNNNNNNNNNNNNNNNNNNNNNNNNNNNNNNNNNNNNNNNNNNNNNNNNNNNNNNNNNNNNNNNNNNNNNNNNNNNNNNNNNNNNNNNNNNNNNNNNNNNNNNNNNNNNNNNNNNNNNNNNNNNNNNNNNNNNNNNNNNNNNNNNNNNNNNNNNNNNNNNNNNNNNNNNNNNNNNNNNNNNNNNNNNNNNNNNNNNNNNNNNNNNNNNNNNNNNNNNNNNNNNNNNNNNNNNNNNNNNNNNNNNNNNNNNNNNNNNNNNNNNNNNNNNNNNNNNNNNNNNNNNNNNNNNNNNNNNNNNNNNNNNNNNNNNNNNNaaaaaaaaaaaatataaaaaaaaataaataatagtaataaaaaagaataagcaaaaataacaatagtaataataataataataataataatacatataaaagTCCAATTAATTATTCATAACTGTAAAAAGTGTTTTAACCTTGAGAATTTAccattttaaatatatatatatgttgttacaaaatttacattataaaaaagCATACTGAAAATAGTACGAAAATAAGGCTTagatttaatatattatatactgAAAAAGCAGTACATGTAGAGCTTTCATTATCCATTATGAATCCATCTTTACAATCACATTTATAAATTCCATCTATAGCTTTACAGgtttcattttcttttaagCATTTTAATGAGCATTTGGTTTCTCCATCTTTTgaacatttatttttatcgTCTGCATTGGGTACTTTGCCTATATTACATGAGCAAACTCCAGTTTTAACAGGATTGCTTGTATCTAATATACATTTACCGTTACCACAAGTTACATTCTTACATTCATTTAGTATACAAACGTTATTTACCATATCATATCCAGGATTACATTTACAAGCGTATGAAATGGGACTTCCATCTATCTTAATACATTTGGAAAAATCTCCACATGGTTTATTTACAGTCGTTTCGTCACACTTTAGAACCTTTTCTTCACATGTTTCTTCATTTACTAACACCAAATCATTTTCACATTTACATTCCAAATGACCACTCATCTGAATTAAAAATCCTTTTTTGCATACAGTATCCACGGTAACTTTCgcattataatattttatgcTAAGTTGaatgaaaaggaaaagaaaCAAACTGTAAAGcttattcatttttaaaagaataaaaaaatataaggtataagttttttttttgtttttttgttttcacaacaatttattaacaaatgagaaaaataaaataaaaataataagacNNNNNNNNNNNNNNNNNNNNNNNNNNNNNNNNNNNNNNNNNNNNNNNNNNNNNNNNNNNNNNNNNNNNNNNNNNNNNNNNNNNNNNNNNNNNNNNNNNNNNNNNNNNNNNNNNNNNNNNNNNNNNNNNNNNNNNNNNNNNNNNNNNNNNNNNNNNNNNNNNNNNNNNNNNNNNNNNNNNNNNNNNNNNNNNNNNNNNNNNNNNNNNNNNNNNNNNNNNNNNNNNNNNNNNNNNNNNNNNNNNNNNNNNNNNNNNNNNNNNNNNNNNNNNNNNNNNNNNNNNNNNNNNNNNNNNNNNNNNNNNNNNNNNNNNNNNNNNNNNNNNNNNNNNNNNNNNNNNNNNNNNNNNNNNNNNNNNNNNNNNNNNNNNNNNNNNNNNNNNNNNNNNNNNNNNNNNNNNNNaataaaaaaaaattattatttaaaaaaaaaatattttaaaatatttttaaatatatttatatatatatatatatatatatatatatatttaaaaaaaaaaatatttttttttttttttttttttttttttttttttttttattagtTATTATGTTTTGTTTAGGAATTGAGAACAATCcgttattattttattaagaTGAAATTTTTGAAtgattaaatataaaaatggaGTTTCCTTCCAAATTAACTTTAAACGATTTATTTCGTCATCGGAGTTTTTATCAATATGAATCATTGTATGATATAATGTTTTCTTCAATTTGTAATCTtgtttaaaatatattaatgttttttttaaaaagttttgtagcatatttaatatatcaagCTTGTTATGAGTTGTATAATCTTCTACTTGTTTTTTTACTTGTACTAACTTTTTTAGgcatttatttatatcctTTAATGTACATTTTAATGATTCATAGATTCTTAGAAATTCATACTTTAATTCGTTTTTTACAAGTATATGTATCTCATCCTTTTGGTTAATCAAATCCAGGGGTACACATCTATATAAAAAGggaggaaaaaaaaaaaatatatatatatatatatatatataaatatattaattatcatttatatacatatataaattttttttttgtgtatattttaagacaaactattttttattatacacaataaaaagaagaagaaaaaaaaaaaaaaaaaaaacatacTCATTATTTATCATGATATTTATAAGTTCATCTATCAATAATACTGTTGCATCATGGAAactaaaatattttcttacataaataatacaatcatttattatactTTTGGCATTGATTATTTGTTCCTTCATGATAAAATGGGGAATTCATTATATCATTTCTTGGAgcataaaaataaaagaataatataaaattatgttattattatattatataaataaataaataaataaataaacatatacatatatatatatatatatatatatatatatatatatatatattaatttaaatcATTGTTTGATTTCAAGGATTTATTATCACATGGCTTTTATTAAGAAAACATTTTCTgatgaataaaaaataagaaaagtATGGCATTATTCAAAGGATATTATCAAAgcataaaaatatggaaaaaaaaaaaaaataataataaataaataaataaaaatattaaaacataatatttttataaaaaaaaaaatgttatacTTTTTTAAGATGTGAAagttttataatttatttaattttttattttataagattcacatataatatatatatatatatatatatatatatatatttatatttatttatttatatgttggtttgtttaaaaattgaaggataataataataataatagaattaaatgatgaagtcgataataatatttaaaaaagaaaaaaatttccCTTTTGaaatttatacatatattatatacatcatattataatattatatatataatatgatatgagaaaataatagtaggatccattttttttttttttataaattatgaatGAATATATAGGTAGAACAAAGTTGTTGAATTggtaattttttttttttaaccTGTTCGtgcatataaataattataccTACAAAtgtttgtatttttttatatattttttttattttcagtgatattttatatatttctttatgGTTAACATTCAAaatttattgtttttatttaaatatgtataacaATAAATCTACATgcacaaaaaaaaaaacaaaaaaaatataaatataaatataaatatatattaacacaTATATTGATACACGCATAAGAAAGATAATAGtagttattattttttttttttttataaacgTGTAgaatgatattataaatataatattatggggaaaattatttatatgtaaataatatataaatgcgcgttattaattttttcatatttatcatatatatatatatatatatatatatatttttttttttttgacGTATATCGAcattgtatttatatattcattttgatgatgatttaaaaagaattatataaaaatttgaAGGTGGCAATGTGTACATAGAATAACCAGTGCTACGTATCATgtgaaataaaatagagTGAAAATTTAAGTGCAATCATTCTATTACTATACAgttgatatatatatatatatatgtatacttATACATAAActttatttctttatttgtttatttatttgtttatttatttgtttatttatttgtttatttatttgtttatttatttgtttgtttatttgtttgtttatttgtttatttatttgtttgtttatttgttttattttttattttttttgtttttatttatttatttttttatttggtaatgttatttttttttttgtaaataaataaatatttaaaataaaaaaaaataaattgaAATTAAATACTAgtgtataaaaatataatcgACACTGTTTAATTAtgtaaacatataaaattattgacatatatatatatatatatatatatatatgtgtatatatgtatgtatgtttgtttgtatgtatatgtgaatggttatatatttccatATACACAATCTGTTTAAATATATGGTCGGAAAGTACCAGCActtttgttttatttttttatattatattatattatattttatttatttatttttatttttatttttatttattttgtttttttttgaaatgACTGAAGTAACACACTGCTACAATGGGAATATAAAAGACGGTCTGTTTCACGGGTTTGggatattaatatattcgcagcatgaaaaatatgaagGAGATTTTGTATATGGGAAACGAGAGGGTAGAGGAAAGTTTACTTATGCTGATGGTGCAACATATGAAGGTGAATGGGTTGATGATAAGATACATGGGAAAGGTATTGCAAATTTTGTTAGTGggaatatatatgaagGAGAATGGGAGAATGGGAAGATAAATGGATTTGGTATTCtatgttataataatggtGATAAATATGAAGGAGAATGGTTAGATGGTAAAATGCATGGTCGAGGAACATATACTTATGAAGATGGAGATGTATATATAGGAGAATGgaaaaatgataaaagaCATGGTAAAGGATGTGTCAAATATAAAGgtaatgaaaataaaatagcTGAAACATATGAAGGGGATTGGGTTGATGGGAAAATGCAGGGTAGAGGAACTTATTTTTTTGCTGATGGTGGTATATATGAAGGGGATTGGGTTGATGGAAAAATGGAAGGTAAAGgagtatataaatatttaaatggaaataaatatgaagGGGAATGGATTAATGATATGAAAAATGGTTATGGAACACTTACTTATGTTAATGGAGAATTATATGAAGGATATTGGAAAAATGACAAAGTTCATGGGAAGGGTACTCTCACTTATAGTAAAGgagataaatatataggTGAATGGAAATATGCTAAAAAATGTGGTGAAGGAGAATTAATTTATGCTTCAGGTGACAAATTTAAAGGGCAATGGAAAAATGATAAAGCTAATGGATATGGTAttctattatataataatggaaataaatatgaagGAGAATGGTTAGATGATCATAGACATGGTATGGGCACATTTACATGTAAAGAAGATGGTACTATTTATTCTGGACTTTTTCAATTTAATAGAAAACATGGAAAAGGTACTTTAACCTTTGTTAATGGACATATACTACAGGGAATATGGAATTCAGGTCTACTTGAAAAGGTAATAAATTATGAGTTAACCCCATCTTCCCCCTGGAACGACCCCGAcatgtaaaaataaaataaaataataaaataatgaaataataaaatataaaaaatataaaattataataaagtgaagtatgtatatatgtattattttttattttatattttttatattttttatattttatattttttatattttttatattttatattttttttttccccaTTCATTCACCCTTAAAACTacattaattattttttaataatttaatatatatatatatttacaataaTCCAAATGAGCATTTCATAGATGTTCAAAAATTTGTAATACTCGTAAAACTTGTCAAATTTGTAATTATTTActtaattattttattaatttttttttttttgtttgtttagctttatatatgaacatactttatgttttattttttagactttctttttttttttcaccgtgttttaatttttttattatctatttatttaattttccgtttttttttttttttttttttattttaatacatttttaatatatatatatattatatatatatatatatatatattttttttttttttttttttttNNNNNNNNNNNNNNNNNNNNNNNNNNNNNNNNNNNNNNNNNNNNNNNNNNNNNNNNNNNNNNNNNNNNNNNNNNNNNNNNNNNNNNNNNNNNNNNNNNNNNNNNNNNNNNNNNNNNNNNNNNNNNNNNNNNNNNNNNNNNNNNNNNNNNNNNNNNNNNNNNNNNNNNNNNNNNNNNNNNNNNNNNNNNNNNNNNNNNNNNNNNNNNNNNNNNNNNNNNNNNNNNNNNNNNNNNNNNNNNNNNNNNNNNNNNNNNNNNNNNNNNNNNNNNNNNNNNNNNNNNNNNNNNNNNNNNNNNNNNNNNNNNNNNNNNNNNNNNNNNNNNNNNNNNNNNNNNNNNNNNNNNNNNNNNNNNNNNNNNNNNNNNNNNNNNNNNNNNNNNNNNNNNNNNNNNNtatatattttttttttttttttttttttttttttttcttgtgTTAAATCTTATTAAATTTCTTTGAGccttttatttaatattaaaattaaaacaaaggaaaaaggaaaaaataaaaaatggaaaaaaggaaaaatggaaaaatggaaaaataaaaaatggaaaaaaggaaaaaagaaaaaatggGAAATTTCATATACTCATTTACccttattaaatatttatttatatgtaatatatatatctatccctaaaaaaaa belongs to Plasmodium reichenowi strain SY57 chromosome 10, whole genome shotgun sequence and includes:
- a CDS encoding RNA methyltransferase, putative — its product is MKTEEKKSLQEKEENNCNDDNLSTNVDINDNNMSNISCINDNLKKDSYEKIKTYVVIYNIGKKKNVGSIVRSCVAFNVHKIFIVGKRKKEINFFGNMGTYDYITIEYFDNIYELKEYLTKNHILLYACEISVNAISITTNPYEYKDTAFLFGNEGTGIHDNVLKICDKIIYIPQYGKGTASLNVSVSCAIILQNFAVWANYEQTEIKNKKFIVQTKMSKLQKYLNPTDDMLKQIHFKRSLRSQKKKENHIISFENFI
- a CDS encoding calmodulin, putative, translated to MQVNFPEDKIDLFEKNFNLIDNNNDKKISPEEFKILIRVLGQTINEKDLDEIINKHFEDDIEECHKEQKDNDEKNNKSINSIKKIYDIKNLISKSSNIKSNEEKTQNSLIKNKDPLNEKILNKKHINFEEFLKIFMNIYTQPISLHELIKYFQIFDNENKGYMDMKKLKYILMNSDEKITDEDFKFFLDSINFKNIDKIDYVILSKMIKNLC
- a CDS encoding 28 kDa ookinete surface protein, with product MNTYFKVLLFFFIQLYITLNKARVTENTICKYGYLIQMSNHYECKCIEGHVLINEDTCGKKVVCDKVENSFRACDEYAYCFDLGSKNNEKQIKCMCRTEYTLTNGVCVPNVCRDKVCGKGKCIVDPANSLTYTCSCNIGTILNQNKLCDIQGDTPCSLKCAENEVCTLEGNYYTCKEDPSSNGGENNVDQSDTSYSVINGVTLTHVLIVCSIFIKLLI
- a CDS encoding 25 kDa ookinete surface antigen precursor, with amino-acid sequence MNKLYSLFLFLFIQLSIKYYNAKVTVDTVCKKGFLIQMSGHLECKCENDLVLVNEETCEEKVLKCDETTVNKPCGDFSKCIKIDGSPISYACKCNPGYDMVNNVCILNECKNVTCGNGKCILDTSNPVKTGVCSCNIGKVPNADDKNKCSKDGETKCSLKCLKENETCKAIDGIYKCDCKDGFIMDNESSTCTAFSVYNILNLSLIFVLFSVCFFIM
- a CDS encoding hypothetical protein (conserved Plasmodium protein, unknown function), encoding MKEQIINAKSIINDCIIYVRKYFSFHDATVLLIDELINIMINNECVPLDLINQKDEIHILVKNELKYEFLRIYESLKCTLKDINKCLKKLVQVKKQVEDYTTHNKLDILNMLQNFLKKTLIYFKQDYKLKKTLYHTMIHIDKNSDDEINRLKLIWKETPFLYLIIQKFHLNKIITDCSQFLNKT
- a CDS encoding MORN repeat-containing protein 1; this encodes MTEVTHCYNGNIKDGLFHGFGILIYSQHEKYEGDFVYGKREGRGKFTYADGATYEGEWVDDKIHGKGIANFVSGNIYEGEWENGKINGFGILCYNNGDKYEGEWLDGKMHGRGTYTYEDGDVYIGEWKNDKRHGKGCVKYKGNENKIAETYEGDWVDGKMQGRGTYFFADGGIYEGDWVDGKMEGKGVYKYLNGNKYEGEWINDMKNGYGTLTYVNGELYEGYWKNDKVHGKGTLTYSKGDKYIGEWKYAKKCGEGELIYASGDKFKGQWKNDKANGYGILLYNNGNKYEGEWLDDHRHGMGTFTCKEDGTIYSGLFQFNRKHGKGTLTFVNGHILQGIWNSGLLEKVINYELTPSSPWNDPDM